The Nostoc commune NIES-4072 genome includes a window with the following:
- a CDS encoding ISAs1 family transposase — protein sequence MPAGFENKKSKTKASFTPSVNSKDITTKFQEYFTQIKDPRVERTRYHLLTDIITIAILAVIAGASGWEDIEEYGISKQEWLKTFLQLPFGIPSPDTFRRVFERINPKEFEQCFRQWVQSLVEKLGVEVVAIDGKTHRGSYDRESKLKALHTVSAWSSEHRLVLGQTKVSSKSNEITAIPALLDILDISGCIITIDAMGTQKLIAEKIIAANADYILSLKDNHPTLHQQVKNWFEAAQSIGFKDIDIGISQRIEKGHHRIEKRTVYTVPVSQIPGLYQLDLWGGLKTIVMVVRSIQHWNKTTHEVQFYITSLINDANKIASAIRQHWGIENSVHWTLDVTFHEDECRIRSLHSPQNFALLRRIALNALERESSFRRSIRQKSRRAAMNDHYMLSVLAAALSNSVPLP from the coding sequence ATGCCAGCAGGATTTGAGAACAAGAAAAGCAAAACCAAAGCATCTTTTACACCCAGTGTAAATAGCAAAGACATTACCACTAAGTTTCAGGAATACTTCACACAAATAAAAGATCCCAGAGTGGAAAGGACAAGATATCATTTACTCACAGATATCATCACCATAGCGATTTTGGCAGTAATAGCAGGAGCGTCAGGTTGGGAAGATATTGAGGAGTATGGAATCAGTAAACAAGAGTGGTTGAAAACGTTTTTGCAACTACCATTCGGAATACCCAGCCCCGATACTTTTAGGAGGGTGTTTGAAAGAATTAACCCAAAAGAATTTGAGCAATGTTTTCGGCAGTGGGTTCAATCCTTGGTTGAGAAATTGGGAGTAGAAGTAGTAGCCATAGATGGCAAAACTCATAGAGGCTCTTATGACCGAGAATCAAAACTAAAAGCCTTGCACACAGTGAGTGCCTGGTCGAGTGAACATCGTTTAGTTTTGGGACAAACAAAAGTCAGTTCTAAATCAAATGAAATCACTGCAATTCCAGCACTATTGGACATATTAGACATCTCTGGCTGCATCATTACCATTGATGCGATGGGTACACAGAAATTGATTGCCGAGAAAATTATTGCAGCTAATGCGGATTATATTCTGAGTCTGAAAGATAATCATCCAACACTCCATCAACAAGTAAAAAATTGGTTTGAGGCAGCACAATCCATTGGATTTAAAGATATTGATATCGGTATTAGTCAACGTATTGAAAAAGGACATCACCGCATCGAAAAACGTACAGTTTACACCGTACCTGTGTCGCAGATTCCTGGACTTTATCAACTAGATTTATGGGGAGGACTAAAAACAATAGTCATGGTAGTACGTTCGATTCAGCATTGGAATAAAACAACACACGAAGTACAATTTTACATTACTAGCCTTATTAATGATGCAAACAAGATTGCTAGTGCAATTCGACAGCATTGGGGAATAGAAAATTCTGTTCATTGGACATTGGATGTTACCTTCCACGAGGATGAATGCCGAATTCGTTCTTTACACAGTCCACAAAACTTTGCTTTACTACGTCGTATTGCTCTTAATGCATTAGAGCGAGAATCGTCTTTTCGTCGCAGTATTCGCCAAAAATCACGACGGGCAGCTATGAACGATCACTATATGCTTTCTGTGTTAGCTGCGGCTCTCTCAAACTCAGTACCTCTGCCATAA
- a CDS encoding type II toxin-antitoxin system RelE/ParE family toxin, whose protein sequence is MDDYQVILSPKAVGDLEAIVRYIASSNPEAARKLGQRLLEKTKELSQFPLKGQKVPEFDDPNIRQLILKPYRVVYRVEEEKKRISIARFWHSAQDNLEL, encoded by the coding sequence ATGGACGACTACCAAGTAATCCTCTCTCCTAAAGCTGTGGGTGATTTAGAGGCAATTGTCAGGTATATTGCTTCAAGTAACCCTGAAGCTGCAAGAAAGTTGGGTCAACGACTCCTAGAAAAGACTAAGGAGTTGAGTCAGTTTCCATTGAAAGGTCAGAAAGTACCTGAATTTGACGATCCTAATATTCGTCAGCTTATTCTTAAACCCTATCGTGTTGTTTACAGGGTTGAAGAAGAGAAAAAGCGGATCAGCATTGCTAGATTTTGGCACTCGGCACAAGATAATCTAGAGCTTTAG
- a CDS encoding alpha-ketoglutarate-dependent dioxygenase AlkB family protein — protein sequence MQQLNLFAELAPVLPVTYYPDFLSFEQANELYQHCLQLQWQQNQIRIAGKTMPVPRLECLYGDKNCDYLYSNSVFLKPLIWTDNLANLRDRITALTGYKFRIVIGNQYRSGQDSIGWHADTDSSMGYQPAIASLSLGSCRKFQIKPRNGKPTDFWLEHGSLLVMHPGCQSTHLHQLPKTNKVVSTRINLTFRPHTGGGR from the coding sequence ATGCAACAACTCAATTTATTTGCTGAATTAGCCCCAGTTTTACCAGTCACTTATTATCCCGATTTCTTAAGTTTTGAACAGGCCAATGAACTCTACCAACACTGTCTACAACTGCAATGGCAGCAGAATCAAATCAGGATCGCGGGTAAAACAATGCCCGTCCCCCGCCTGGAATGCCTGTACGGTGACAAAAACTGTGACTATCTTTACTCAAACAGCGTATTTTTGAAACCCCTGATTTGGACAGACAATCTGGCTAACTTGCGCGATCGCATCACTGCACTTACTGGTTATAAATTCCGTATCGTCATCGGCAATCAGTATCGCAGTGGACAAGATTCTATCGGATGGCACGCTGATACTGATTCTTCGATGGGATATCAGCCAGCGATCGCTTCCCTTAGCCTGGGGTCATGTCGCAAGTTTCAAATCAAACCGAGGAATGGCAAACCTACTGATTTCTGGTTGGAACACGGCAGCTTGCTTGTGATGCACCCAGGCTGTCAATCGACACATCTGCATCAGCTTCCCAAGACCAACAAAGTGGTTAGTACCCGTATCAATCTCACATTTCGACCGCACACAGGAGGGGGTAGATAA
- a CDS encoding helix-turn-helix domain-containing protein produces the protein MREIVMQGIPLDLVSRIDWDQEYGEFLFQQREEKKLSREEVAQAITGLGEPCSQQLIHKIEKWKGKGDRSVSLSLILKYCQILGIELREFYPVVAQTLSYPLLQKISSVIVD, from the coding sequence GTGAGAGAAATCGTAATGCAAGGAATACCTTTAGATTTAGTATCCCGGATTGACTGGGATCAGGAATATGGTGAATTTTTATTTCAGCAAAGGGAGGAGAAGAAACTTTCTAGAGAAGAGGTAGCACAAGCAATTACAGGACTTGGAGAACCTTGCTCTCAGCAGTTAATTCATAAAATAGAAAAATGGAAGGGCAAAGGCGATCGCTCTGTTTCTTTGTCTCTTATTTTGAAATATTGTCAAATTTTAGGGATCGAGCTTAGGGAATTTTATCCTGTTGTAGCACAAACCCTCAGCTACCCTTTATTGCAAAAAATCTCGTCCGTAATCGTTGACTAA
- a CDS encoding type II toxin-antitoxin system VapC family toxin, giving the protein MRYVYDTNIFIYYLADEPTVNSLFTEKFLNLHEVLISPIIRMELLSFVGLEKQEEQAIKDLLSQFYSVPLLREIEEQTIQLRRQYKIKLPDAIIAATALHKDAVLVTRNSNDFQGIAGLKIENPFVN; this is encoded by the coding sequence ATGAGATACGTTTATGATACAAATATTTTTATTTACTATCTTGCTGATGAACCAACAGTTAATTCATTGTTTACAGAAAAATTTCTGAATTTGCACGAGGTTCTGATCTCACCGATTATCCGCATGGAATTACTAAGTTTTGTAGGTTTAGAGAAACAAGAAGAGCAAGCGATCAAAGATTTACTATCCCAGTTTTACTCAGTTCCCTTGTTAAGAGAGATTGAAGAGCAGACAATCCAATTGAGACGACAGTATAAGATTAAGCTTCCTGATGCAATTATTGCTGCTACTGCACTACATAAAGACGCAGTTTTAGTAACAAGAAATTCTAATGACTTTCAAGGAATTGCTGGACTAAAAATTGAAAATCCTTTTGTTAACTAA
- a CDS encoding DUF1392 domain-containing protein, producing MIDNVNALQTIWYLSPPWRQTIPPVEVNLLERVYLRTTRTFGYCCGIQWKHECWIYSIDCRNEIVHVTQHQIIGTGDLVPLPVPKPAFVLGQRVMLCSHDKGTKQRLILGIALVHNSWFYLVELMSPTLIKTPTISNRFSLVGEKSLMRVNA from the coding sequence ATGATTGACAACGTTAATGCGCTTCAAACAATCTGGTATCTCTCGCCACCTTGGAGACAAACAATTCCACCTGTTGAGGTCAATTTACTAGAGAGAGTATACCTCAGAACTACGAGAACATTCGGTTACTGCTGTGGAATTCAATGGAAACACGAATGCTGGATTTATTCAATTGATTGTCGTAATGAAATTGTTCACGTTACACAGCATCAAATCATTGGGACTGGAGATTTAGTTCCCCTGCCCGTGCCAAAACCGGCTTTTGTTTTGGGGCAAAGAGTGATGCTTTGTTCTCACGACAAGGGAACAAAACAACGGCTGATTTTGGGAATTGCACTGGTGCATAATTCTTGGTTTTACCTTGTTGAATTGATGTCGCCAACGTTAATTAAGACACCAACTATATCGAATCGTTTCTCATTAGTTGGTGAAAAAAGTTTGATGCGGGTAAATGCTTGA
- a CDS encoding plasmid replication protein, CyRepA1 family, with translation MRIIEFDSQALHLQEWLNSCVDEEIIALNVRSLSSTTPYEYLLYSPKISRRNDGRLRDRDLKKYQHIELGGWWCSGVDPLNDYVLMMWGCFKPDHPRRDRQKIHKFIKYEHPFREETRAFFLLVPNRIWVKVSNRSGIPITEEDLQHPGGFWHWVWRHNVPVTIVEGVKKAGALLTAGYAAIAIPGVNAGYRTPQDEYGTAIGKPSLIPDLKHFATQGRQVNICFDQDNKPETVQRVRTVISRMGRLLVNEGCSLRVIDLPLGQEKGVDDFIVAKGQPAFDALYNTAVALELWEIKLFTLLTYPPAIALNQRFLGQLLVPEGEKLIILKAPKGTGKTEWLATEVAKAHDQERRVLIITHRIQLGEALCNRFGVNYVTEVRTNETGTLLGYGVCVDSLHQESQARFNPNDWANDVIIIDECDQVFWHLLNSGTEVAKRRVSVLKNLKQLVQNVLGSEHGKIYLSSADVSDTDVKYVLSLAGEYRVNPFVIVNNYRHVAGNCYNYSGSNPKNLIAALDKAIAKGGHHLLCCSAQKAKSKWGTQALEERFRRKFPHLRILRIDSESVADPSHAAMGCISHLNEILTEYDLVIASPSLETGVSIDIEGHFDAVWGIFQGVQPVNSVRQMLARVRETVDRHIWVREWGMGVVGNGSTTIGGLLRSQHVATQANIALLSAADNADLSYIDQNFQPESLQTWGKRGSVINVEMRRYRESVLAGLVEDGYTVIDASDADDDESGAVIESVKAASEELYTAECKAIADSPTISDAELKKLLDTRAKTKTERHQQRKAELSRRYEIDVTPDLVEKDDDGWYPQLRMHYYLTLGREFLTNRDAKRAKAQAEAGNNAIWKPDFNKGQLLTAVLLLERLNLLQFLTPGEHLRSSDEAMQELKKAAMKNRYLIKTCLNVTISEKFTPITIAQKLLAKIDLKLNYVGRLGKRENRECVYRFVAPDDQRDSIFGQWLNRDELFQNELVSVSNNISTITPVIDTQSQDIPQTLTPVESPVTQGWKGLKLKIRQGLDSAGRFYSELVYKVGFSLGVADGEPYWNGYLGQWQVWVNFATGCTSVVCDWLEAV, from the coding sequence ATGCGTATAATCGAATTTGATTCTCAAGCTCTACACTTACAAGAATGGCTCAACAGTTGCGTTGACGAAGAAATCATTGCCTTAAATGTACGCTCACTCTCCAGCACAACACCCTACGAATACTTGCTCTACAGCCCCAAAATCTCCCGCCGCAATGATGGGCGCTTACGAGACAGAGACTTGAAGAAATACCAGCACATTGAGCTAGGCGGCTGGTGGTGCAGTGGCGTTGACCCTCTCAACGACTATGTACTGATGATGTGGGGCTGTTTCAAACCAGACCACCCCCGAAGAGATCGCCAGAAAATTCACAAATTCATCAAGTACGAACACCCATTTAGAGAAGAGACACGCGCCTTCTTCCTCCTAGTACCGAATCGCATTTGGGTAAAAGTCTCCAACCGTAGTGGCATCCCCATCACTGAAGAGGACTTACAGCATCCTGGGGGTTTCTGGCACTGGGTTTGGCGGCATAATGTGCCAGTCACAATTGTCGAAGGTGTCAAGAAAGCGGGGGCATTACTGACTGCTGGTTATGCTGCGATCGCAATTCCGGGAGTAAACGCTGGATACCGCACACCCCAAGATGAGTACGGTACTGCCATCGGTAAACCCTCTCTGATTCCTGACTTGAAACATTTTGCAACACAAGGAAGACAGGTTAACATCTGCTTTGACCAGGATAATAAGCCCGAAACTGTACAGCGAGTCAGAACTGTTATCAGTCGCATGGGACGGCTGCTGGTAAATGAGGGCTGTTCGCTACGAGTGATTGATTTACCGCTAGGACAAGAAAAAGGGGTTGATGATTTTATCGTTGCCAAAGGACAGCCAGCATTTGACGCACTCTACAATACGGCTGTTGCATTGGAGTTGTGGGAAATCAAGCTGTTTACCCTGCTGACTTACCCGCCAGCGATCGCACTCAACCAAAGATTCTTGGGCCAGCTTCTCGTCCCCGAAGGTGAAAAGCTGATTATCCTCAAAGCTCCCAAAGGCACTGGTAAAACCGAATGGCTGGCAACTGAGGTAGCGAAAGCACACGACCAAGAGAGACGAGTATTAATAATCACCCATCGCATTCAACTGGGTGAGGCATTGTGTAATCGGTTTGGTGTTAACTATGTTACTGAAGTCCGCACGAATGAAACAGGCACATTGTTAGGATACGGGGTGTGCGTTGATTCGCTGCATCAGGAGAGTCAGGCGCGATTCAACCCCAATGACTGGGCGAATGATGTCATAATTATCGACGAGTGTGACCAAGTGTTCTGGCATTTGCTCAACTCTGGTACGGAGGTTGCTAAACGTCGGGTATCGGTTCTAAAAAACTTGAAACAACTGGTACAAAATGTTCTCGGTAGCGAACACGGCAAGATTTACCTATCTTCTGCCGATGTGTCAGATACTGATGTGAAGTATGTTTTATCACTCGCTGGTGAATATCGGGTTAATCCATTCGTAATCGTCAACAATTATCGGCACGTAGCCGGTAACTGTTACAACTATTCTGGCAGTAACCCGAAAAATCTCATCGCTGCACTAGACAAAGCGATAGCCAAAGGGGGGCATCATTTATTATGCTGTTCTGCTCAAAAGGCTAAGTCCAAATGGGGAACCCAAGCATTGGAGGAACGTTTTCGCCGCAAATTCCCTCATTTACGAATCCTGAGAATTGACAGCGAATCTGTTGCAGATCCCTCTCATGCTGCTATGGGGTGTATTTCTCACCTGAACGAAATTCTGACCGAGTATGATTTAGTTATCGCCTCACCCAGTCTTGAAACTGGGGTATCCATCGACATTGAAGGACACTTTGATGCTGTTTGGGGGATTTTTCAGGGAGTGCAGCCGGTTAATTCCGTGCGTCAGATGTTGGCAAGGGTTAGGGAAACTGTTGACCGTCATATCTGGGTCAGAGAGTGGGGGATGGGTGTTGTGGGCAATGGTTCCACTACCATTGGAGGATTGCTGAGAAGTCAACACGTCGCAACACAGGCTAACATTGCGCTGTTGTCGGCGGCGGATAATGCGGATTTGAGCTATATTGATCAGAATTTTCAGCCCGAATCCCTACAGACTTGGGGTAAGCGTGGTTCTGTAATCAACGTAGAAATGCGGCGTTATCGAGAGTCTGTGCTTGCGGGTTTGGTCGAGGATGGTTACACCGTTATCGATGCCTCGGATGCTGATGATGACGAGAGTGGGGCAGTAATCGAGTCGGTTAAAGCCGCGTCTGAGGAATTGTATACTGCTGAGTGTAAAGCGATCGCGGATTCTCCAACCATCTCTGATGCCGAACTTAAGAAGCTCCTTGACACAAGGGCGAAAACGAAAACTGAACGACATCAGCAGCGCAAGGCTGAATTGTCTCGTCGCTACGAAATTGACGTAACCCCTGATTTGGTCGAGAAAGATGACGACGGCTGGTATCCTCAACTGCGGATGCACTATTATTTGACGCTGGGTCGGGAATTTCTGACCAACCGTGATGCGAAACGAGCTAAGGCACAAGCCGAAGCCGGGAATAATGCTATCTGGAAGCCGGATTTTAACAAGGGGCAGCTATTGACTGCTGTCCTATTATTGGAGAGACTGAACTTGTTGCAGTTTCTTACACCTGGGGAACACTTACGCTCTTCTGACGAGGCGATGCAGGAGTTGAAGAAGGCGGCGATGAAGAATCGGTATCTCATCAAAACTTGTTTAAACGTCACCATTTCGGAAAAATTTACTCCCATAACGATCGCTCAGAAATTACTTGCCAAGATTGATTTGAAGTTGAATTACGTTGGTCGGTTGGGTAAGCGTGAAAATCGGGAGTGCGTTTATCGGTTTGTTGCACCTGATGATCAGCGTGATTCGATTTTTGGACAGTGGTTAAATCGAGATGAATTATTTCAAAATGAGTTGGTGTCAGTCAGCAATAATATAAGTACAATTACACCAGTCATTGACACCCAATCCCAGGATATTCCTCAAACACTCACGCCAGTGGAAAGTCCTGTTACCCAAGGATGGAAGGGGCTGAAGCTGAAAATACGCCAAGGACTCGACAGCGCTGGTCGGTTCTACAGTGAGTTAGTCTACAAGGTTGGCTTTTCTCTTGGTGTTGCTGATGGTGAGCCTTACTGGAATGGCTATCTGGGGCAGTGGCAGGTTTGGGTTAACTTTGCCACTGGGTGTACGTCTGTGGTGTGCGATTGGTTGGAGGCAGTGTAG
- a CDS encoding amidase: protein MQADFIPKTIVQASQQMQSGLLTSTALVKYYLARIHNLNPLLNAFITILEQEALEAAAQLDFERSNGQERGLLHGIPVVIKDNIDTAGIKTTVGSQLFCDRIPLSDSAIVQKLKAAGVVILGKTNLNEFAAELSGNNLFYGNTCNVWNHKHSSGGSSSGSATAIASDLCLAGIGTDTGGSIRVPASWSGVVGLRPTFGLLSNQGVFPRVPSFDTVGLMANCVEDVAIVLDAVLFPISTNLKQLYPLPTNINGLKLGVISNYTFCGIEGEIAKAIYNTISILRELGAEIVTLDSRFLEEFDQVTYSTIALYEFSQALQVEYAVNPNVFGDKVQSDLSKGVKISRHHYKNAKQKCERWLPLGQKLFEQVDVVLTPTTPMVAPPINSDRKIYQLNQRFMLPFSFMGLPAISLPCGWSSQGLPIGLQIVSNSYDEALILRVALAFEIATAFSKGSPL, encoded by the coding sequence ATGCAAGCAGATTTTATCCCGAAAACTATCGTACAAGCAAGTCAGCAAATGCAAAGTGGCTTGTTAACTTCAACAGCGTTAGTCAAATATTACCTTGCACGGATTCACAACTTAAATCCTCTACTCAATGCTTTTATTACTATTTTAGAACAAGAAGCTCTAGAAGCTGCTGCTCAACTAGATTTTGAGCGAAGTAACGGTCAAGAACGAGGGTTATTACACGGAATTCCAGTTGTTATTAAAGACAATATTGATACAGCAGGAATAAAAACCACCGTTGGGTCACAACTTTTTTGCGATCGCATACCATTATCTGATAGTGCGATCGTCCAAAAGTTAAAAGCAGCAGGTGTGGTAATTTTAGGTAAGACAAATTTAAACGAATTTGCTGCTGAACTTTCAGGTAACAATCTTTTTTACGGTAACACCTGCAACGTTTGGAACCATAAGCACTCATCAGGAGGTTCTTCTAGTGGAAGTGCAACAGCTATTGCATCTGATCTTTGTCTAGCTGGAATTGGCACAGATACAGGAGGTTCAATTCGAGTTCCGGCTAGTTGGTCGGGAGTGGTGGGACTACGCCCAACTTTTGGACTACTTAGCAATCAGGGTGTTTTTCCTCGCGTTCCCAGTTTTGATACAGTCGGTTTGATGGCAAATTGTGTAGAAGATGTTGCCATTGTGCTTGATGCTGTACTCTTCCCTATTTCCACAAATTTAAAACAACTTTATCCTCTACCAACTAATATCAACGGTTTAAAGTTGGGCGTAATTAGTAACTATACATTTTGTGGCATTGAGGGAGAAATTGCCAAGGCTATTTACAACACCATATCTATTTTGAGAGAACTGGGAGCGGAAATTGTCACCTTAGATTCAAGATTTTTAGAAGAATTTGATCAGGTGACTTACTCCACCATTGCTCTTTATGAATTTAGCCAAGCTTTGCAAGTAGAATATGCTGTTAACCCCAATGTATTTGGAGACAAAGTGCAAAGTGATTTATCAAAAGGAGTAAAAATTTCTCGCCATCATTATAAAAACGCAAAGCAAAAATGTGAAAGATGGCTTCCTCTAGGGCAAAAACTGTTTGAGCAAGTAGATGTTGTGTTAACACCAACAACACCAATGGTTGCACCTCCGATTAATAGTGACCGTAAAATCTATCAATTAAATCAGCGATTTATGCTACCTTTTAGTTTTATGGGTTTACCTGCAATATCGCTGCCTTGTGGCTGGAGTAGTCAGGGTTTGCCTATAGGATTACAAATTGTTAGTAATTCTTATGACGAAGCTTTGATTTTGAGAGTCGCATTAGCTTTTGAAATTGCTACTGCTTTCTCTAAAGGTAGCCCTCTCTAA
- a CDS encoding LLM class flavin-dependent oxidoreductase, which translates to MFAKQRLEFNWCAPVSGDGFYLGLPIWERPPNLEYTVEIFKTAERFGFRQLLIGMGFTHHVMEAWTLATAVLALTVNAGAMVAVRPGFYSAPVLAKMAVTLDNICKGRLSLNIVTGGRPMEQAMYGDYLDHDSRYRRTREFMQICRQLWSTTAPFDYEGEFYKLRQTRLETLPVQPSGPLFYFGGASEMAQRVSAEFADVYLMWGETLNQITERMNRMQQLQADIGRKKKMRYGLRINIIARPTQAQARETAKEMLAKVSPEVLAKARATEFPNTRRESVGQSRQCELRGNADKDWYVEPLLWAGISVVRSGAGMTIVGSYQQVAEYLLQYINLGITVFILSGYPHLEECENVGRNVLPLVREGYL; encoded by the coding sequence ATGTTTGCAAAACAAAGACTAGAATTTAACTGGTGCGCTCCAGTATCTGGTGATGGATTCTATTTAGGTTTGCCCATTTGGGAACGTCCTCCCAACCTTGAGTATACTGTTGAGATTTTTAAAACAGCAGAACGATTTGGGTTTCGACAGCTTCTCATTGGTATGGGTTTCACACATCACGTTATGGAGGCTTGGACTTTAGCAACAGCAGTTTTAGCGCTTACTGTTAATGCTGGAGCAATGGTAGCTGTCCGTCCAGGTTTCTATTCAGCCCCAGTATTAGCAAAGATGGCTGTTACCTTAGATAACATCTGTAAGGGTCGCCTTTCGCTTAATATTGTCACGGGTGGACGACCGATGGAACAAGCAATGTATGGTGATTATTTAGACCACGATAGTCGCTATCGTCGCACCCGTGAATTTATGCAAATTTGTCGTCAGTTATGGTCAACTACGGCTCCCTTTGATTATGAAGGAGAATTTTATAAACTCCGTCAAACTCGTTTAGAAACTTTGCCTGTGCAACCATCTGGGCCGCTGTTCTATTTCGGTGGTGCGAGTGAAATGGCTCAACGAGTGAGTGCAGAGTTTGCAGATGTTTATCTGATGTGGGGGGAAACACTAAATCAAATTACTGAGCGGATGAATCGGATGCAGCAATTACAGGCTGACATCGGACGGAAAAAAAAGATGCGTTATGGATTAAGAATTAATATTATCGCTCGACCAACCCAAGCTCAAGCAAGGGAAACAGCAAAAGAAATGCTGGCAAAAGTTTCTCCAGAAGTATTAGCTAAAGCACGAGCCACAGAATTTCCTAATACTAGGCGAGAAAGTGTCGGTCAAAGTCGGCAGTGTGAATTACGTGGAAACGCTGATAAAGATTGGTATGTTGAGCCACTGCTTTGGGCTGGGATTTCGGTAGTGCGGAGTGGTGCGGGAATGACGATTGTTGGTAGTTACCAACAGGTGGCGGAGTATCTTTTACAGTATATAAACTTGGGAATTACAGTTTTTATTTTGTCTGGCTATCCCCATTTAGAAGAGTGCGAAAATGTCGGGCGAAATGTTTTACCGTTAGTTAGAGAGGGCTACCTTTAG
- a CDS encoding KilA-N domain-containing protein — protein sequence MLIHKWRDSEINQMPQSGEIGKYSIPKGYVNATQMCHANNKSWGHYKERKSTKAYWTALSNDIGIPISSLVIEVDGYGSSQGTWIYPEIAIDLAQWVSVEFRIWANRTLMKVMLSTQVEQVLQQESPHRLAPSHEAAQLAMMLGEFAGLEKSLTAQLAVNAATKVNPALKPAADELKTAIASTNTAEDAFLNPTQIGEVVGMSARAVNHCLLNSGLQYRTDDKKIPYRPTESGKQWGRMVPAVAKSSNQTVFQLRWLPEIVKVISQ from the coding sequence ATGTTGATACACAAATGGCGTGACTCAGAAATTAACCAAATGCCCCAATCTGGGGAAATAGGCAAATACAGCATACCCAAAGGCTACGTGAATGCAACTCAAATGTGCCATGCAAATAACAAGTCTTGGGGGCATTACAAAGAAAGGAAGTCCACAAAAGCTTACTGGACGGCACTTTCAAACGACATCGGGATTCCGATATCGTCTCTTGTCATCGAAGTTGATGGTTATGGCAGTTCTCAAGGGACTTGGATTTATCCAGAAATCGCAATTGATTTAGCTCAGTGGGTTTCTGTTGAATTCCGCATCTGGGCTAACAGAACTTTGATGAAAGTGATGCTCTCAACCCAAGTAGAGCAAGTATTACAGCAAGAATCACCACATAGATTAGCCCCATCCCACGAAGCCGCACAGTTAGCAATGATGTTGGGGGAATTTGCCGGATTAGAAAAATCTCTCACCGCCCAGTTAGCAGTCAATGCTGCCACTAAAGTTAACCCCGCACTTAAGCCAGCAGCAGATGAGCTTAAGACTGCGATCGCTTCCACTAATACCGCAGAGGACGCATTTCTCAACCCAACACAAATTGGTGAGGTAGTAGGAATGTCTGCACGGGCTGTTAACCACTGCTTACTAAATTCTGGACTGCAATACAGAACTGACGACAAGAAAATTCCCTATCGTCCTACTGAATCTGGTAAGCAATGGGGTCGCATGGTTCCCGCAGTCGCCAAATCCTCAAATCAAACTGTTTTTCAACTGCGGTGGTTGCCCGAAATAGTAAAAGTCATCTCTCAATAA
- a CDS encoding patatin-like phospholipase family protein has translation MSVIVHETAENHLSLLRVSENQMKDGITQVSRRDSTTIDLKFERVIPKFGLVLAGGGAKGAYEAGVLKYMDEINLVPSIIAGTSIGAINGAVLASHQSFHEGVKRVIKLWKGIGKQNVIIRSKDNSSFFDSEPLKKLLYEEVDPDQLRNGTELWVATFSSFKDPNFDYGIILPLLIDVCSSINGKSANYYRIQDCKNNEILYKTLIANSGTGECADAVVGLQVQEKFRDQ, from the coding sequence GTGTCAGTCATTGTTCATGAAACAGCCGAAAATCATTTATCTCTTTTAAGAGTATCTGAAAATCAGATGAAAGATGGAATTACTCAAGTTTCAAGGCGAGATTCAACAACCATTGATTTAAAGTTTGAAAGAGTCATACCTAAGTTTGGATTAGTCTTAGCAGGAGGTGGTGCTAAAGGTGCTTATGAAGCTGGTGTACTAAAATACATGGATGAGATAAATTTAGTCCCTTCAATTATTGCTGGTACTAGCATTGGTGCGATTAATGGTGCAGTTTTAGCTTCGCATCAATCATTTCATGAAGGAGTTAAGCGTGTAATTAAACTTTGGAAAGGAATTGGAAAACAAAATGTAATAATACGTAGCAAAGATAATAGTTCTTTTTTTGATTCAGAACCTCTTAAAAAGTTATTATATGAAGAAGTTGATCCTGACCAATTAAGAAATGGAACTGAACTTTGGGTTGCTACTTTCTCCTCTTTCAAAGATCCTAATTTTGATTATGGAATAATTCTACCGTTATTAATTGATGTATGTTCTTCCATCAATGGAAAGTCTGCTAACTACTATCGTATTCAAGACTGTAAAAACAATGAGATACTCTATAAAACTTTGATTGCTAACAGCGGTACTGGCGAATGTGCTGATGCTGTTGTAGGGCTACAGGTACAGGAAAAGTTTCGAGATCAGTAG